Proteins encoded in a region of the Bubalus bubalis isolate 160015118507 breed Murrah chromosome 9, NDDB_SH_1, whole genome shotgun sequence genome:
- the LOC123327515 gene encoding olfactory receptor 7A17-like yields MEPVNDTQISEFLLLGLSNEPELQPLIYGLFLSTYLTTVFGNLLIILAVSSDTHLHTPMYFFLSNLSFVDICFISTTIPKMLNNIQTQSKVITYEGCITQIYFFLFFAALENFLLTVMAYDRFMAICQPLHYMVIMNPRLCALLVLVSWVMSALNSLSQSLMMLWLSFCTDVEIPHFFCEIKQVVRLACSDTFLNDMVMYFAAGTLGGASLTGILYSYSKIVSSMRGMSSAHGKYKAFSTCASHFSIVSLFYCTILGVYLSSTGTYSSHSSAIASVMYTVVTPMLNPFIYSLRNKGIKRALKRITGMSVI; encoded by the coding sequence ATGGAACCAGTGAATGATACacaaatttcagaatttcttcttctgggattatCAAATGAACCAGAACTGCAACCTCTCATATATGGGCTTTTCCTCTCCACGTACCTGACCACTGTGTTCggaaacctgctcatcatcctggctGTCAGCTCAGATACCCatctccacacccccatgtacttcttcctctccaacctgtcctTTGTAGACATCTGTTTCATCTCCACCACCATCCCAAAGATGCTGAATAATATACAGACACAGAGCAAAGTTATAACTTATGAAGGCTGCATCACCCAGATATACTTCTTCCTATTCTTTGCTGCACTGGAAAACTTCCTCCTGACTGTGATGGCCTATGATCGCTTCATGGCCATCTGTCAGCCTCTCCACTACATGGTCATCATGAATCCCCGGCTCTGTGCACTGCTGGTGCTGGTGTCCTGGGTGATGAGTGCCCTGAATTCCTTAAGCCAAAGCTTAATGATGTTGTGGCTGTCCTTCTGTACAGACGTGGAAATCCCCCATTTTTTCTGTGAAATCAAGCAAGTGGTTCGACTTGCCTGTTCTGACACATTTCTGAACGACATGGTGATGTATTTTGCAGCTGGGACGTTGGGTGGTGCTTCCCTCACTGGTATTCTTTACTCATACTCTAAGATAGTTTCCTCCATGAGAGGAATGTCATCAGCCCATGGGAAGTATAAAGCATTTTCTACCTGTGCATCTCATTTCtcaattgtttccttattttattgtACTATCTTAGGAGTGTACCTTAGCTCCACAGGTACCTACAGCTCACACTCAAGTGCAATCGCCTCAGTGATGTACACAGTGGTcacacccatgctgaacccctttaTCTACAGTCTCAGAAATAAAGGCATAAAGAGGGCTTTGAAAAGAATCACTGGAATGTCAGTTATATAA
- the LOC102394325 gene encoding olfactory receptor 7A10-like, producing the protein MLFLFLDSHIHHMEPGNETKILEFLLLGFSEEPELQPLVFGLFLFMYLITVFGNLLIILAVSSDSHLHTPMYFFLSNLSFVDICFTSTTIPKMLQNIRTQSKVLTYEGCITQMYFFVLFAVLDVFLLTMMAYDRFVAICHPLHYMVIMNPQLCGLLVLVSWMMSALNSLLQSVMVLRLSFCTYLEIPHVFCEINQLIQLACSDMFLNEILMYFVAAILGGGSLTGILYSYSKIVSSIQRISSAQGKYKAFSTCASHLSVVSLFYCTCLGVYLSSAATHSSHSSAITSVMYTVVTPLLNPFIYSLRNKDIKRALERINRKAGIKVLSVLGLKNYP; encoded by the coding sequence atgttatttttgtttcttgataGTCACATTCACCACATGGAACCAGGGAATGAGACAAAAATTTTGgaatttcttcttctgggattttcAGAGGAACCAGAACTGCAGCCCCTCGTATTTGGTCTGTTCCTCTTCATGTACCTGATTACTGTGTTTGGAAACCTGCTCATTATCCTGGCTGTCAGCTcagactcccacctccacacccccatgtatttcttcctctccaacctgtcTTTTGTAGACATCTGTTTCACCTCCACAACCATCCCAAAGATGCTGCAGAACATAAGGACACAGAGCAAAGTACTAACCTATGAAGGCTGCATCACCCAGATGTATTTTTTCGTACTCTTTGCAGTATTGGACGTGTTTCTCCTGACCATGATGGCCTATGACCGATTTGTAGCCATCTGTCACCCCCTGCACTACATGGTCATCATGAACCCCCAGCTCTGTGGTCTGCTGGTTCTGGTGTCCTGGATGATGAGTGCCCTGAATTCCTTGTTACAAAGTGTAATGGTGTTGAGATTGTCCTTCTGTACATACTTGGAAATCCCCCACGTTTTCTGTGAAATTAATCAGTTGATTCAACTTGCCTGTTCTGACATGTTTCTTAATGAGATATTGATGTATTTTGTAGCTGCAATATTGGGTGGTGGTTCCCTCACTGGGATTCTTTATTCATATTCCAAAATAGTTTCTTCAATACAAAGAATCTCATCAGCTCAGGGGAAGTATAAGGCATTTTCCACCTGTGCATCTCACCTCTCAGttgtctctttattttattgtacGTGTTTAGGAGTGTACCTTAGCTCTGCTGCTACCCACAGCTCACATTCAAGTGCAATCACCTCAGTGATGTACACAGTGGTCACACCCCTGCTGAACCCCTTCATTTATAGTCTGCGGAACAAAGACATAAAGAGGGCTCTGGAAAGAATCAATAGGAAGGCAGGTATAAAAGTGTTATCTGTTCTGGGGCTGAAGAACTACCCATGA